One segment of Anatilimnocola aggregata DNA contains the following:
- a CDS encoding DUF1559 domain-containing protein, with translation MLVVAIVLLVLAALLLPAMPRSAGEASRRMQCGNNIKQLCLGLQNYHDTFQSLPAGARQRTTPPEHLTSSWGPSWLVATLPFCEQKILFDKLMQTDAEASANDYVSVDLRRIAANAKIKYLLCPSSPLPETESLGGFLLVVPSYAGIMGGNESKVGPPAQHVIETMSRLVPGPYGGFAASNGMLPLNEYLSFADCIDGSSHTLIVGEVSDWYYDDARQQQNPALAFGGQSGDVAGWLAGTVVPTNLQTGREPVLADQVCNLITIEHAVGLNNKGGQRDTHPNWGTGGIGPRGLNNPLTSAHPAGATVGFLDGHVQLLTDQTDLYVLKRLAIRDDGGVIPEDY, from the coding sequence GTGCTTGTCGTTGCGATCGTGCTGCTGGTCTTGGCAGCACTACTATTGCCAGCGATGCCTCGCAGTGCCGGCGAAGCATCTCGCCGCATGCAATGCGGCAACAACATCAAGCAGCTTTGTCTCGGCCTGCAAAACTATCACGACACGTTTCAAAGTTTGCCGGCCGGTGCGCGGCAGCGCACCACTCCGCCCGAGCACCTCACATCGTCGTGGGGGCCGTCGTGGCTGGTTGCCACTCTGCCGTTTTGCGAACAGAAGATCCTCTTCGACAAGTTGATGCAGACCGATGCCGAGGCTAGTGCCAACGACTATGTCAGCGTTGATCTGCGACGCATCGCCGCTAACGCGAAGATCAAGTACCTGCTCTGTCCGTCCAGCCCACTCCCCGAGACGGAATCGCTAGGTGGCTTTCTGCTTGTCGTTCCGTCATATGCCGGCATCATGGGAGGCAACGAGTCGAAAGTGGGTCCGCCAGCGCAGCACGTCATCGAGACGATGAGCCGCTTGGTTCCTGGCCCTTACGGCGGCTTCGCGGCCAGCAACGGCATGCTACCGCTCAACGAGTATCTTAGTTTCGCCGATTGCATCGATGGCTCTTCTCATACGCTCATCGTCGGCGAAGTTTCGGATTGGTATTACGACGATGCTCGCCAGCAGCAGAATCCGGCGCTTGCCTTCGGCGGCCAATCAGGCGACGTGGCCGGCTGGCTGGCGGGGACCGTCGTGCCGACCAACCTCCAGACCGGTCGGGAGCCGGTTCTCGCGGACCAGGTCTGCAACCTCATCACCATCGAGCATGCCGTGGGTCTCAATAACAAAGGTGGCCAGCGCGATACGCATCCCAACTGGGGTACCGGTGGCATCGGCCCCCGTGGTCTCAACAACCCACTGACTTCCGCCCACCCGGCCGGCGCGACGGTCGGCTTTCTCGATGGTCACGTGCAACTCCTGACCGACCAAACCGATCTCTATGTCCTTAAGCGACTGGCGATTCGAGATGACGGCGGCGTGATTCCAGAGGATTACTAA